In Mytilus edulis chromosome 6, xbMytEdul2.2, whole genome shotgun sequence, the following proteins share a genomic window:
- the LOC139526995 gene encoding noelin-like: MRRIFTFSLFCSVFAVVPVKNDDCTYEFDMEHNLIYVSCSKNVSLTIKEKDGAISLIQDPDDHLWFEADDNGKNQLPDRFSSKSTKKLKDAARLLKRMKSTIGTRMGTLENITATLASGDSDLRNDLTNIKQYPPTSTLMRESMVAALQNQYTYLQHAMLALNAEMKEMVEMMSSVATAAQKSVRSQLAMNDKVQEDVLLILASLAKANVTKIERKTDFCPQELVSIRSDNIEIPVGIAQGSFAVDPIPGGQIWVTYGYSDINEIFQYKSLELLKYDVEKGTHKLPFFCEGTGHVVYKNSLYCHKGMSNKIVKYNLLQKKWEKEVALDNAGVHNKYPYQSGKFSDIDFAVDEKGLWVIYATTYSNGNIVIVKLNDDTLEILETWVTNIPKTKVGNAFMICGVMYATDSYENIPTFIKYSFNTNNGGSKVLKDNQIIFPNTIDDKFAKNYMLDYNPIQKKLYAWNHGRVEVYSVSSKSYYPFQVGANRVKRRNSRKKRKRN, encoded by the exons atgcGACGAATTTTCACATTTTCTCTATTTTGTTCGGTTTTTGCTGTTGTTCCTGTGAAAAATGACGACTGTACGTACGAATTTGATATGGAACATAATTTAATCTACGTATCATGTTCAAAAAATGTGTCTCTAACAATCAAAGAAAAAGATGGTGCAATTAGTCTCATTCAAGACCCGGATGACCATTTGTGGTTTGAAGCAGACGATAACGGGAAAAATCAACTTCCGGATCGTTTTAGTAGTAAATCTACCAAAAAGTTGAAAGATGCCGCGAGACTTTTAAAGCGTATGAAATCTACTATAGGAACACGTATGGGGACATTAGAAAATATAACGGCGACGTTAGCGTCCGGGGACAGTGATTTAAGGAATGATCTtacaaatataaaacagtatCCACCGACGTCTACTTTAATGAGAGAATCAATGGTGGCAGCTTTACAGAATCAGTACACGTACCTCCAACACGCCATGTTGGCGCTTAATGCCGAAATGAAAGAAATGGTCGAGATGATGTCATCCGTTGCTACAGCAGCGCAAAAATCAGTCCGTAGTCAGTTAGCTATGAATGACAAAGTTCAAGAGGATGTTTTACTTATATTGGCAAGCTTGGCAAAGGCAAATGTCACTAAAATTGAACGCAAAACTG ATTTCTGTCCACAAGAACTGGTATCAATCAGAAGCGATAACATAGAAATTCCTGTTGGGATAGCACAAGGCAGCTTTGCAGTAGACCCGATACCAGGTGGTCAAATATGGGTAACCTATGGTTACAGTGACATCAACGAAATCTTCCAGTACAAATCTTTGGAATTACTTAAATATGACGTCGAAAAAGGTACGCACAAACTCCCGTTCTTTTGTGAAGGAACAGGACATGTTGTTTATAAAAACTCTTTGTATTGTCATAAGGGAATGAGTAACAAAATTGTGAAGTATAACTTACTTCAGAAAAAATGGGAGAAAGAAGTAGCTCTGGACAACGCAGGTGTCCATAACAAATACCCATACCAGAGTGGGAAATTTTCAGACATAGATTTTGCTGTAGACGAAAAAGGATTATGGGTAATTTACGCTACGACATATTCCAACGGGAATATAGTTATTGTAAAACTAAATGACGACACACTTGAGATTTTGGAGACGTGGGTTACGAATATACCGAAAACAAAAGTTGGAAATGCATTCATGATTTGTGGAGTTATGTATGCAACAGATTCGTACGAAAACATCCCGacttttatcaaatattcatttaATACAAATAACGGCGGTAGCAAGGTTCTTAAAGACAATCAAATAATATTTCCAAACACCATTGACGATAAATTTGCTAAGAACTACATGTTGGACTACAATCCAATTCAGAAGAAGCTTTATGCTTGGAATCATGGTCGTGTCGAAGTTTATTCTGTATCTTCTAAATCGTATTACCCGTTTCAAGTAGGTGCAAACCGCGTTAAACGACGAAATTCTCGaaagaaaaggaaaagaaattgA